A window of Corythoichthys intestinalis isolate RoL2023-P3 chromosome 14, ASM3026506v1, whole genome shotgun sequence contains these coding sequences:
- the tal1 gene encoding T-cell acute lymphocytic leukemia protein 1 homolog isoform X2: protein MMEKRQPDLCRVEAESGREKSEDSSIITRCEEEEEDARMRRRRRRKNEDEEKEGGGLSAGAEETDDAPLQNSTNGTVIVINGVAKETASRDALDLKREVPVIELSRRDAIKALERRAESHLVPITELRRPPLPPPPLPPPLPHTQRDDARMVQLSPNAFPVPARAMLYNLAQPLAAINSLGGDSEQYSMYPSNRVKRRPAPYEVELDEAGQPKIVRRIFTNSRERWRQQNVNGAFAELRKLIPTHPPDKKLSKNEILRLAMKYISFLSNLLEDQDGGRNVGAATEGDTGILVGAQEGGPQLGPRQDTVVALARDDLLETMSPGSSCGSLPDGDAEGSPESFTEDQDSPPAPRTIAASRGPPLHLRRNGRPLDGSGRR, encoded by the exons atgatggaaaaaagGCAGCCGGACCTTTGTCGTGTAGAGGCAGAGTCTGGTCGTGAAAAGTCTGAGGACTCCTCCATCATCACCAGAtgcgaggaagaggaggaggacgcGAGGATGaggagaaggaggaggaggaagaatgaGGATGAGGAGAAAGAAGGGGGAGGGCTCTCCGCGGGGGCCGAAGAGACTGATGACGCGCCCTTGCAGAACTCGACGAACGGGACCGTCATCGTCatcaacggcgttgccaaggaaACCGCCTCTCGCGACGCCCTTGACCTGAAAAGGGAAGTGCCGGTGATCGAGCTCTCCAGGAGGGACGCTATAAAAGCgctggagcgcagggcggagagCCATTTGGTGCCCATCACGGAGCTACGCagacctcctcttcctcctcctcctcttcctcctccactGCCGCACACCCAACGAGACGACGCTCGAATGGTCCAGCTGAGCCCTAACGCGTTTCCTGTCCCGGCCCGGGCCATGCTCTACAACCTGGCGCAGCCTCTCGCCGCCATCAACAG TCTTGGAGGGGATTCTGAGCAGTACAGCATGTACCCCAGCAACAGGGTAAAACGCCGCCCGGCGCCTTATGAGGTTGAACTCGACGAGG CCGGCCAGCCGAAGATTGTCCGACGCATCTTCACCAACAGCCGCGAGCGTTGGCGGCAGCAGAACGTGAACGGGGCCTTCGCAGAGCTGCGTAAACTCATCCCCACTCACCCCCCGGACAAAAAACTGAGCAAGAATGAGATCCTGCGTCTGGCAATGAAGTATATCAGCTTCCTGTCCAACCTCCTGGAGGACCAGGACGGGGGGCGAAACGTTGGCGCCGCAACCGAGGGGGACACGGGGATCCTGGTCGGGGCCCAAGAGGGGGGCCCCCAGCTGGGGCCACGTCAGGACACGGTGGTAGCCTTGGCCAGGGATGACCTGCTGGAAACGATGTCGCCCGGCTCAAGTTGCGGAAGCTTGCCCGATGGTGACGCCGAGGGCAGCCCGGAGAGCTTCACGGAGGACCAGGACTCGCCTCCGGCTCCGAGGACTATCGCGGCTTCACGCGGCCCTCCCCTCCACCTCAGGCGCAATGGACGCCCGCTGGACGGCTCTGGCCGACGATGA
- the tal1 gene encoding T-cell acute lymphocytic leukemia protein 1 homolog isoform X1 encodes MMEKRQPDLCRVEAESGREKSEDSSIITRCEEEEEDARMRRRRRRKNEDEEKEGGGLSAGAEETDDAPLQNSTNGTVIVINGVAKETASRDALDLKREVPVIELSRRDAIKALERRAESHLVPITELRRPPLPPPPLPPPLPHTQRDDARMVQLSPNAFPVPARAMLYNLAQPLAAINSLGGDSEQYSMYPSNRVKRRPAPYEVELDEGRRILDLYKYAGQPKIVRRIFTNSRERWRQQNVNGAFAELRKLIPTHPPDKKLSKNEILRLAMKYISFLSNLLEDQDGGRNVGAATEGDTGILVGAQEGGPQLGPRQDTVVALARDDLLETMSPGSSCGSLPDGDAEGSPESFTEDQDSPPAPRTIAASRGPPLHLRRNGRPLDGSGRR; translated from the exons atgatggaaaaaagGCAGCCGGACCTTTGTCGTGTAGAGGCAGAGTCTGGTCGTGAAAAGTCTGAGGACTCCTCCATCATCACCAGAtgcgaggaagaggaggaggacgcGAGGATGaggagaaggaggaggaggaagaatgaGGATGAGGAGAAAGAAGGGGGAGGGCTCTCCGCGGGGGCCGAAGAGACTGATGACGCGCCCTTGCAGAACTCGACGAACGGGACCGTCATCGTCatcaacggcgttgccaaggaaACCGCCTCTCGCGACGCCCTTGACCTGAAAAGGGAAGTGCCGGTGATCGAGCTCTCCAGGAGGGACGCTATAAAAGCgctggagcgcagggcggagagCCATTTGGTGCCCATCACGGAGCTACGCagacctcctcttcctcctcctcctcttcctcctccactGCCGCACACCCAACGAGACGACGCTCGAATGGTCCAGCTGAGCCCTAACGCGTTTCCTGTCCCGGCCCGGGCCATGCTCTACAACCTGGCGCAGCCTCTCGCCGCCATCAACAG TCTTGGAGGGGATTCTGAGCAGTACAGCATGTACCCCAGCAACAGGGTAAAACGCCGCCCGGCGCCTTATGAGGTTGAACTCGACGAGGGTAGGCGCATTTTAGATCTTTATAAGTATG CCGGCCAGCCGAAGATTGTCCGACGCATCTTCACCAACAGCCGCGAGCGTTGGCGGCAGCAGAACGTGAACGGGGCCTTCGCAGAGCTGCGTAAACTCATCCCCACTCACCCCCCGGACAAAAAACTGAGCAAGAATGAGATCCTGCGTCTGGCAATGAAGTATATCAGCTTCCTGTCCAACCTCCTGGAGGACCAGGACGGGGGGCGAAACGTTGGCGCCGCAACCGAGGGGGACACGGGGATCCTGGTCGGGGCCCAAGAGGGGGGCCCCCAGCTGGGGCCACGTCAGGACACGGTGGTAGCCTTGGCCAGGGATGACCTGCTGGAAACGATGTCGCCCGGCTCAAGTTGCGGAAGCTTGCCCGATGGTGACGCCGAGGGCAGCCCGGAGAGCTTCACGGAGGACCAGGACTCGCCTCCGGCTCCGAGGACTATCGCGGCTTCACGCGGCCCTCCCCTCCACCTCAGGCGCAATGGACGCCCGCTGGACGGCTCTGGCCGACGATGA